In Bradyrhizobium paxllaeri, the genomic stretch GATGAGGCCGCCGTCCTTATCGATATTGTGAGAGCAGCAGGGACTCTCGATCAGATAGCCACCCCTCACCGGTTTCACATTCGGCGAGACATAGCGATAGCGCTGGCGCGAGCTCAAGGCGCGCTCGATCCGCTTGCAATCGAGCTCGTTCGGATGAGGATTAATCCCGATCCCTACTTTTCTCATTACCGCGGCATTCATTGCGAACGGCTCCCCTCAAAGCACTGTGATTTCTTCTTCAAGACAGCCGACGACCAGCCGCTCGCCATACTCAACGAGATAGATTGGCACGTTCGCTAAGGTATGCCTTCCGACCTGCACGATCTCGCCGATCGCTCCGGCGCCGATCAAGAGTCCGTTCGCCGGTGCGTCCGGAAAGGAGCCGTCGTTAATGAGGTCGACCGCCGCCTTGACG encodes the following:
- a CDS encoding nitrogen fixation protein NifZ produces the protein MTDPRLPKYQWGQRVKAAVDLINDGSFPDAPANGLLIGAGAIGEIVQVGRHTLANVPIYLVEYGERLVVGCLEEEITVL
- a CDS encoding DUF3024 domain-containing protein; the protein is MNAAVMRKVGIGINPHPNELDCKRIERALSSRQRYRYVSPNVKPVRGGYLIESPCCSHNIDKDGGLIDVALVHYDTVNGMWKLFRKNHANGLWEFYSIYYRLTSAIEELNTDPERLFWQ